GTCACGCAAACCTTCGATATACTCGTCCCATTTTGCCTTGTTTTCCTTCGTGTTGGCCGCTCCCTCCGCTCCATTGGCATCCGATGAGGAACAACTGGGAGAGCCTCCTCCATTATTGGCACCACTACCATTACTTCCGGTTGCTACGGTAGACGAGCTACCGGTGCTCTTTTTCACCGGAGGTCCCTCCGTCAGTATGTACTTGAAGCAATGCGAGACGCACTTACGCACGATGTCCTCTTTGGCGTAGGTGATGCTTCCCTCCAACCACGAACAATACGGAGGGATGGATGCTTTCTGAAGCTTCTCGTTCCCGATCGGTGCCAGATAGATCGGTCGGGAAACTCCCGCCGGTAGAAGACAGTTGGTGAGCTTTTTGCTACAGGTAAACACCTGATTGTACGATTTGTGCACATCCACCGATAGGCTACTAGGTAGCTTGAAATTGACAATTAGATTCGCATCGGTGAGCTTCTCCAACAGCTCGCGCTTCTCGTGGCGCACCTGCAACCGCACCGTGTAATCGCCCTTTTCCAGCCGCTCGTACTTATCATACGAGTATGCATCACCACAGCGCACCATCTGCTTGTTCGTATCGAACACCATCCAGAACTGGGACTCGTATTCGCTCTCGTACAAGATGTTACTGAGCAGGGGCGTATAGATTGCGACATCGTAGCCCTTCGTCAGGGACAGGTGGTATGCGAGTATGATCTGATAGATTTGTCGTGCCGGATGCAGCACATCGCGTTGCGTAAGGGGCGTCAGCTTAGAATCGGAAGGTTTCAGCACCATCGTTGCGGTTTTCAGTGAAACAGTCGGTTGTACCTCTTCGCTAGTGAGTGCCTTCAGATCGATGCGATGAATACCGTTGGCACTGTGCATAATATCTGGCAAAAGTAGGAGAACGATACATGAATAAGTTTTCATAATTGGGCTTGACAAAACCGGGCAGTGTGTACTTACTTCCGTTAAGTGGACTAATACCTCGGAATTTCACCGAGTAGCGCAGGGGCAGTGTGCCAAAGTTGGACCAAAACTTGGCAATACAGATCTCGATGATATGATCACCCTAAAAAAAATTACGCATTCCAGTAAGTATAAGCCATCAAATCGATCCGTCGATGCACATCGCTTACCGTAACCATCACCGGCTGTATCGTTGGTGCCGTTCCGTTGACGGGCAGGATCTTTTGTAGCTCCATCTCCTTACAGAACTTCATTGGCAGTATCTGGAGCGTGTGCAGGAAGAATTTACCACCGACTGCATCATTCGGATCGGCCGAGATCAGCTCGATGGAGGCCCAGGTCGCGTATTGGGGCACGAGAATGAACTCGCGAATGATGGTATTCGGTTTGCAATCGGTCGGTGGCTCACGACGCACGAATTCATTCGTCTTTGGATCCACCACGTGCGGCTGCACCACGGTAACCGGGATCTCGAACAGAACACCCTTCTCCGGGCAGCTCGAATCGTAAGCCTTCACGCTCGCTCGATACACGCCCGGTGCTAGAGCGCTCGGATCGACCTTAACCGTCAGCTTGCGTGCCGAGTAGCACAGATCGAGATAGCTGCCACATTTGATCCAAGACTCGGTTGGGATGAGCGTGAGCCGTACGTTGAAGTTGAGCTTATCTTCGGGTGCTGCAGATGTATCGAATGATAAGAACCATGGTAACAAATTATCCTCCTTCGCGTGCTACTTACCAGCATACTTCTCGTTAAAGAGAACCGGTTCAATGTTGACGGAAAACTCTTCCTCCTTCGTCAGCACTCCTTGGCGCAAATGGATGCCCTtcgcgttgttgctgccaaCCGTGACCGCAAAGCGTACCTTGTTCTCCAACAAATCCCCGTAAGTTACCAAATGCTCGAAAGCCTTTTCCACATTCAACAACCCATTGCCCTGGGCGAACTTGTCCACGTAATCGAGCTTCGTGGCCGTGTTCCAAAGGGCTCGCTTGATGCTGAAAGCGGTGTAAGGAACGGAGCGTTGCTTCAAGCCCGATACCAACAGTCCAATCGCCCCGGCCACGTGTGGCGCGGACATGCTTGTACCGTTCATGAGCTGTGCTTTCGACATCGTAAACTGTGGTACCGAGGCAATGGCTGCTCCAGGTGCGCAAACCGTCACTCCAAATCCTCCGTCGATGCACGGATCACGCGAGGTCCAGGTGTACACGTTACCGGGTAGCTTATTGTGGAGTGCATATTCCGCTTCCATCATTTCGGGGGAAACGTATGCTCCGACACCGACACAGCTCGGTTGAGCGATATCGGGAGGGGTGCCGATGGTGCAGAGTGCCGGTCCATGATTGCCAGCCGACGACACCCAAACTACACCGTATCGGTTCACCAGTTCGCTCATCAGTTCACCGACGCGGCCCGAGTTTGACCAGTGACCATGCTCTCCGTAGCTCATGTTAATGATATCAATTCGTCGACCAGCTTCACACAGCTCAGCCACCTTGATGATGGCCCGTACCAACGCCGTTCCCGTTTCCATCGATTCCAACCGTCCATCACCGATCGTCAATGAAACGATGCGGGCCGCCGGTGCGACACCGTTCAGCTCCGGATTGTCCGGATGATAACCGCTCGCAATCGATGCCACGTGTGTACCATGGCTTGCTGTGAAGTAAATTTGAATGGATGACCTTTTACATTTCTATCAGTCTACGCGGTTGCCATGGCCACTTACAGCACATTCCGACGATCTCCAGCACATTGCCTTGATCGTGTACGTTGATCGAAATCGACAGGTAATCATCTATGTTGGCCATCTGGTGCGAAGACGTGTACTCCAGCACATGCACCGCATTCTCCAGGTCCCCTCGCTCGGTCGTATCGATCACGGCCATCCAGCCGGCCTTAGTCGGGAACAGGACGCAATCGTACGATGTCTTCAGATCGCCGTACCGCTTCTCATACGCTCCCAGCATCTCTAGTGTACAGTCTAGGTTCTCCTTCGTGAGCTTATCGCTCCCGGTCAGCGTGCTTGTGGATGAGTGTTTCGCCTCAAATTCCCCCAACTCACGAGCCGCCTCACTGTACGCCAGCTTGTGCCTATCGTCCCAGGTTTTCACCTTCAGATCCGCCAGGATGCGTTTGCGGATGGGCGAAGGGCAGAGATCGTGCATGCTCTTCAGCCCAACCCGGTATTCCGTCCCGGCCACATTCTTAGCGCGCATCGCGGCCGACAGTTTGAGCTTGCGCCCGGACAGACCCACCACCCTGCCATCGTCCGAAGCGGTGACCGT
This sequence is a window from Anopheles darlingi chromosome 3, idAnoDarlMG_H_01, whole genome shotgun sequence. Protein-coding genes within it:
- the LOC125955787 gene encoding tripeptidyl-peptidase 2; protein product: MESVIEAKFPVTSLVPKQETGVLNFLRKYPEYDGREVTIAILDSGVDPRAKGLEQVPGGDVKVIERYDCSGSGDVDTSKTVTASDDGRVVGLSGRKLKLSAAMRAKNVAGTEYRVGLKSMHDLCPSPIRKRILADLKVKTWDDRHKLAYSEAARELGEFEAKHSSTSTLTGSDKLTKENLDCTLEMLGAYEKRYGDLKTSYDCVLFPTKAGWMAVIDTTERGDLENAVHVLEYTSSHQMANIDDYLSISINVHDQGNVLEIVGMCSSHGTHVASIASGYHPDNPELNGVAPAARIVSLTIGDGRLESMETGTALVRAIIKVAELCEAGRRIDIINMSYGEHGHWSNSGRVGELMSELVNRYGVVWVSSAGNHGPALCTIGTPPDIAQPSCVGVGAYVSPEMMEAEYALHNKLPGNVYTWTSRDPCIDGGFGVTVCAPGAAIASVPQFTMSKAQLMNGTSMSAPHVAGAIGLLVSGLKQRSVPYTAFSIKRALWNTATKLDYVDKFAQGNGLLNVEKAFEHLVTYGDLLENKVRFAVTVGSNNAKGIHLRQGVLTKEEEFSVNIEPVLFNEKYAAPEDKLNFNVRLTLIPTESWIKCGSYLDLCYSARKLTVKVDPSALAPGVYRASVKAYDSSCPEKGVLFEIPVTVVQPHVVDPKTNEFVRREPPTDCKPNTIIREFILVPQYATWASIELISADPNDAVGGKFFLHTLQILPMKFCKEMELQKILPVNGTAPTIQPVMVTGDHIIEICIAKFWSNFGTLPLRYSVKFRGISPLNGNIMHSANGIHRIDLKALTSEEVQPTVSLKTATMVLKPSDSKLTPLTQRDVLHPARQIYQIILAYHLSLTKGYDVAIYTPLLSNILYESEYESQFWMVFDTNKQMVRCGDAYSYDKYERLEKGDYTVRLQVRHEKRELLEKLTDANLIVNFKLPSSLSVDVHKSYNQVFTCSKKLTNCLLPAGVSRPIYLAPIGNEKLQKASIPPYCSWLEGSITYAKEDIVRKCVSHCFKYILTEGPPVKKSTGSSSTVATGSNGSGANNGGGSPSCSSSDANGAEGAANTKENKAKWDEYIEGLRDFQTAQIAKLDADNANNLYTKLLEEHPNHLAAHLAMVENIESGSDLKTTNLPYAFINSLDANDTASDAILKVKLLRIVQLTGQVLKETDQDALLAYYGMKVDNRPNASKIKVQMDKQKQLVVDACQKKFIALCKLAEVQRIYDAKEPSLPDYTDELEQLYVDFGKFCDYTDSKVLPLSVWHAFHLKHHGRNLKYLSKMYEEKLNREVLEEMLAVVEKKKWDHIHQMISKMIVTANPQGYRPF